One Triticum dicoccoides isolate Atlit2015 ecotype Zavitan chromosome 5B, WEW_v2.0, whole genome shotgun sequence genomic window carries:
- the LOC119312602 gene encoding non-specific phospholipase C1-like, with protein MAAAGERRLLACLLLLALMVSAHCLDGAGHHGPRVKRRRKKREIHSPVKTVVVVVMENRSFDHVLGWLRAGRPDIDGLTGTESNRLNASDPASPEIFVTDKAGYVDSDPGHGFEDIREQIFGSADTSAVPPPMSGFAQNARGMGLGMAQNVMSGFAPDSVPVYAALADEFAVFDRWFASVPTSTQPNRLFVHSATSHGLTFNARKDLINGFPQKTIFDSLEEDGLSFGIYYQNIPATLFYQSLRRLKHLLKFHQYSLRFKLDAARGKLPNYVVIEQRYFDCKEFPANDDHPSHDVARGQRFVKEVYETLRASPQWNETALIITYDEHGGFYDHVPTPVKVPQPDGIIGPDPYYFKFDRLGVRVPSFLISPWVEKGTVIHEPNGPKEDSQYEHSSIPATVKRLFNLRANYLTKRDAWAGTFDSYLKVRKTPRTDCPEKLPEVTKSLRPFGANEDKSLSEFQVELIQLASQLNGDHVLNSYPDIGKTMSVGEANRYAEDAVSRFLEAGRIALRAGANESALVTMRPALTSRAAMSTGLSSEL; from the exons atggccgccgccggagAGCGGCGCCTCCTCgcgtgcctcctcctcctggccctgATGGTCTCGGCGCACTGCCTGGACGGCGCGGGCCACCACGGCCCGCGCGTGAAGCGGCGCCGCAAGAAGCGCGAGATCCACTCCCCCGTCaagacggtggtggtggtggtcatgGAGAACCGCAGCTTCGACCACGTCCTCGGCTGGCTCCGCGCCGGCCGCCCCGACATCGACGGGCTCACCGGCACGGAGTCCAACCGCCTCAACGCGTCCGACCCGGCCTCCCCGGAGATCTTCGTCACCGACAAGGCCGGCTACGTGGACTCCGACCCCGGCCACGGCTTCGAGGACATCCGCGAGCAGATCTTCGGCTCCGCCGACACCTCCGCCGTGCCGCCGCCCATGTCGGGCTTCGCGCAGAACGCGCGCGGCATGGGCCTCGGCATGGCGCAGAACGTCATGAGCGGCTTCGCGCCCGACTCCGTCCCCGTCTATGCCGCCCTCGCCGACGAGTTCGCCGTGTTCGACCGCTGGTTCGCGTCCGTGCCCACCTCCACCCAGCCCAACCGGCTCTTCGTGCACTCGGCCACCTCCCACGGCCTCACCTTCAACGCCCGCAAGGACCTCATCAACGGCTTCCCGCAGAAGACCATCTTCGACAGCCTCGAGGAGGACGGCCTCTCCTTCGGCATCTACTACCAGAACATCCCCGCCACGCTCTTCTACCAGAGCCTGCGCCGCCTCAAGCACCTGCTCAAGTTCCACCAGTACAGCCTCAGGTTCAAGCTCGACGCCGCCAGGGGCAAGCTCCCCAATTACGTCGTCATCGAGCAGAGGTACTTTGACTGCAAGGAGTTCCCCGCCAACGACGACCACCCGTCGCACGACGTCGCCAGGGGCCAGAGGTTTGTCAAGGAGGTCTACGAGACGCTGCGGGCGAGCCCGCAGTGGAACGAGACGGCCCTCATCATCACCTATGATGAGCATGGTGGCTTCTATGACCATGTTCCCACGCCTGTCAAAGTGCCTCAGCCTGATGGGATTATTGGCCCTGACCCTTACTACTTCAAGTTTGATCGGCTCGGGGTGCGCGTGCCCAGCTTCCTCATCTCCCCCTGGGTTGAGAAGGGCACTG TGATCCATGAACCAAATGGTCCGAAGGAAGACTCACAATATGAGCATTCATCCATCCCTGCGACAGTAAAGAGGCTATTTAATTTACGTGCTAACTACCTGACAAAGAGGGATGCATGGGCTGGGACCTTTGATAGCTACCTCAAAGTCCGAAAGACACCAAGAACTGATTGCCCAG AGAAACTCCCAGAGGTTACAAAGTCTCTGCGTCCATTCGGTGCTAATGAAGATAAATCTCTATCGGAGTTTCAAGTGGAGTTGATTCAACTCGCCTCTCAGCTCAACGGTGACCATGTGCTCAACAGCTATCCGGATATTGGCAAGACAATGAGCGTAGGAGAGGCAAACCGCTACGCAGAGGATGCTGTCTCCAGATTCCTGGAAGCTGGAAGGATCGCTCTTAGGGCTGGTGCAAACGAATCTGCTCTGGTGACAATGAGGCCCGCGCTCACCAGCAGAGCGGCAATGTCCACCGGCTTGTCATCTGAACTCTGA
- the LOC119312997 gene encoding pectinesterase inhibitor 12-like produces the protein MAMQQIASLLTLILLLAAADVSLAVSTPSTIIRTTCAVLDRPGGFGYDECVDSLAADPASASAKDVRELAVVTTNLTVANVTSMLLVLDDLAKNLGWCRRIYRGMNKSLEAALGELRAGHLDAASHILFDATHAPDDCEILLFQVSAGKNPIRKENIDADWLSGLAYAIASLQLPNHPPHRRQV, from the coding sequence ATGGCGATGCAGCAGATTGCTTCACTCCTCACCCTCATCCTCCTCCTGGCTGCTGCAGATGTCAGCCTCGCCGTCAGCACTCCATCCACGATCATCAGAACAACATGCGCCGTTCTCGACCGACCCGGCGGGTTCGGTTACGACGAGTGTGTGGACTCGCTCGCCGCTGACCCGGCGAGCGCGTCCGCTAAGGACGTACGTGAGCTCGCCGTCGTCACCACCAACCTCACCGTGGCCAACGTCACGTCGATgctgctcgtcctcgatgacctcgCCAAGAACCTCGGGTGGTGCCGCCGCATCTACCGGGGCATGAACAAGTCCCTGGAGGCCGCGCTCGGTGAGCTCCGTGCCGGGCATCTTGATGCAGCCTCCCACATACTGTTCGATGCCACCCACGCGCCCGACGACTGCGAAATCCTCTTGTTCCAGGTGAGCGCGGGGAAGAACCCGATAAGGAAGGAGAACATCGACGCCGATTGGCTGTCCGGACTGGCATACGCCATTGCTAGCTTGCAGTTGCCGAATCATCCTCCTCACCGACGTCAAGTTTGA